GATGTGATGTTAAATTGCCTTGAGATTTGGGGTCTGTGAAACCCTTTCCGTTAGCAGAAATATCAATGGCACTTCTATGTTTTGAGATCTCATTACAACATACTGACTTCTCCCTACACATTAGAAAGATGTGCACTGACAAACTGAGTGATTAAATATTTTCAGGAGTGAGCCTTCCGAAACAAGACAGTTCTCTAAAGTTCCCTACACAGATAAGCAATATTCAACATGATTCCCTTTTTCCTTTTGATGTAGACCCATACTTGAGTGATTTTTAAACCCCATCTTTTTCCTTTATGCTCTGGAATTCAGCTTATCCAGGATAATCTTTTGGTTCCTCTGAAAGAAAGCTTTAATCTAAAATTAAAAGAAGATAAAAGGAATCATCAACAGAACACTATATAATTAGCTTAATTGGCTCTTCTGAGTGTTTTCCTGTTAAAAGTACCTTCACAATACATGATAACATTTAGTAGCAGACACATATGGTCCCTATTTTCAGTGCTTATATGGATTTGCTGGAATTTGAACCTTTTCTAAAGGACGGAGCATGGAAACGCACTAGTCTAATTGGTTTCACTAAAACTTTCCATATGGTAGCAATAATCCAATTTGTCCAAAGttgaattttgtcaaaataatagcAAAATCCTTAGTTTTCTTCTTTAATTctcttaaaaatacatttagttGATTTGAAAATGAATATCTATTTGGACTAAATACGAAATATAAAGATAATATATTAATCATGGGAAATCAATAATGCAGGAAGAGCTGGACAAAAGCATTAGTATTTAGCTTGGTTTATTGTCACTTGTGAAAGCACACTctttgagcatgtgcaaattagtacaaaggagaaaaaaatcatgCTTTCTGCCATTTCCACCAACTTctaatgaccaaaaaaaaaagtgtcctagaccaatttttttaaccaaataaGATCTCACCCATTTCATGACAAAACTGGTAACATTTTGTCTCTACTGTCTTCTCCTACCTTGGccctggcctgatccaaaggcaatAAGTTAATgaaagaactcccattgacttcaacaggcttttaATCATGCCCGAGTGAAGatatagttttttttcccccttcaaaagCTGCATTTAGTTTTTGACAAGGAAAACAATGGGTGGGTTTGTTTCTGCAACTCTGAATGCACAGTAGTAACTTTGAACACACTGAAtagtttaattgaaatcaatgaagctaGGCAAATGCAGAAGTGTTTGTAGGTTTGAGCCTAagtaagggttttttttgtagttttgttAAAATGTTTAATCTGATCACCTGCAAtagtattttgttttgctttgtgcaGCTCTAAATATGGATTTCAGAATCTGAATGTCcctttttcttgtctgcatataTTCCTTGGATTTGTTATTGTAAtactatatttttaatatttatgatACTGTATAACTTCTATTGTTGTATTATATTAGTAACATTATTTGTAAAGGGTGACAATACAATAAACAGGGGCAGGAATTGCCTTTGCTATACCCTCCAAATCCCTCTTCCAGCTCACTTGCATCACTTCTATTTTCTGTTGAATAAACTTCAGACAGCTCAGGTTCATTCATCCAAGTCCTAGTCTCGGCTAGGAACTGAGAAATCACTAATAGTGCAGCATCTGGGTTTGCTGAATTCTGAGACATAAAGCTAAGGGGCATCCACATATTACTAGCACCACATTCCTATCATCTGAGTATGTCCCCCAGTGGCCTTGTAAATATGTTGAATAAGAGAAATGACAAGGCAGCTTTGAATAACCTCACACAAAAGTCCTCCAGAACCACCCTTTGAAAGCTCTCGGACACAGAAGAGCGGGGCTTGTGAGGGAAACTAGTGTAGAGCTACAATAAGCATTCTACACTGCACCTACCCCAAGATTGCTCCTCAACCCCTTGCAGTGCATTAACAGGCCTTATAAAGTGCTCAACAGtacgggggggaggaggataaaATCTGTCCCATGGCATGAAACCAACTACTTGTGttcctttttaaaacagtttctaAAACTGTGGTTGGCATTCTCCAGAGCCAGTGGGGTAGCACACAGACCTCTTTACTCTGTTCCAGTTGATCCTGTGGGATGATGGGGATGTCTTCCATTCACAATTAGACAACTTTATGGCTCATGCTTCTCAACTAGTTTTACTTCTCCTTCTgtgtaaaaatgtttgtttataaaGAGGGTGCACTTAATGTACACTTTCCTAATGCCACACTTCCCCTGGTCAAATGCTGTGCTGGCTTTTCAGTGATGTGACTGCTTTAATTTCTCTTTGCTTATTATTGGATAACTAGGAGAGAGCAAGTTAAAGCCAGCTAATGCACTTGTTCATCCTTTAAAATGGGAAGGAAAGACTGAAATCATTTCTCATTGACCATTGTATAAATATGGCTGCTAATGTTCAATGAAATGACGGAGAGCGTAATTCAGCCCTGCTGTCAGAGCATAGATTGCAGTGCAAATTTCTGTGTGCAAATCACATTGTAAATGAGAAAAATCCTGGGTGACAAAAAAGAACATAGAGATCAAGGGTCACATTTTGAATCTCTGAACATAGGTGTTGAGAAGGTGTTGGGTTTTTCCTAGCTGTGCTTTCTGATTACAATGTCAACACACAGTGAACAGAATAAGTATGTTAATTTGTGCCACTGctgccatttttttcttttgctcagcccttttttttattattatttttaatatttttctggcTTAACAGTAGGTGAAGTAGAGGAAGAAAATAAACTGTGCAACACTCACTGTCAGTAGATGGCACCTCAGAATAGTTGTGCGTCGTGAACCCTTTGGGAATCTTTCATGGCTGTTTTAATGATATTACAGTGGTAAAGAGTTAACATTAATCTAAAATAGAGGGTTAGCTCTTTATCCCTCCGTTAATTTGTGTCTAATAAGCACGTCTGAACTAGGTAAAATTATCTGTGCAAAGAAACAAAAGCATAAACGGAGAAAGGCTATGAGAGAAGGTTCACCGGCAGGTCAGAACATGCAGGGCTTGGGACTAGGATCAGCTGCCAGACTCTGAGATTGGAAGATTCTGGACACAGACTAACAATCAAAGGGGGACTAAAGAGAGTCTTCAGAAGCTGGAAATTGGAACAGCATGGTCTGTGTAGTATCTTGATTTGACTTCAGGGAATTTGGAGTTGATCCTTTCCTGAGACTCCGAGACTAGAACTGTCAATATTGTTTATATATCAGTCTGGAAGTTTATATCATCTGCAGATGACCTGGTGCACTTCAAGAGAAAATAGTCAGCTCTGCAACTGATCATAATGGCCATTTTTGCCTTTATAATCTACAAACTGTGTATCTTTAActggttatttttcttttcagttacTCTCCACTTACTATGGTTGACATTCAAAGTGCAACACTCTCTGTGGATATTTGGTGTTGCTAAGAaagaatgtgtgtgtattttctgaaaatcttaaACCTATGAGGCATAGTTAAAAATTACTGGAAGTAGATTACAGAAGCAATGGAACAGATTTACAGTATTGTCACCAGAGACTGAAATAAGCATTTGGGAAGATGCAAGAACATTAGAAACCGATAGCAAttttcttatttccagtctttcaCTGGCGATTCAGTACGAAGAAAAGGGAGAAGGTTTCCCTTCGCAATCTCTTACATAGATTTTTCATTAACTGTTATACAGAAATTTATGAATGGAGATGAATTAATATATATTTGCACCATGATTGGAAACATTGGCCTTGATTCTGCAgagcacttcagcatgtgctcaCATTTAGGTGTGTGCCTATGGGCTTTGCTGAATCACGACCATTGTTAGATTCTGATAATACAAAAGGCTTGCTGTATCTCTAACTTATATTATTACAACTTCTTTATTGCAGATTCTAGGGAGCTTTTCAATATAGCTATTCctttaatgagagagagagagagagagagagagagcctgcgaAACAAAGACTAGCAAGGACAATGAGGTTAGTATAGATTTTTGTGGccagattttatttaataaaactttTGAATGAAATAAGCAGCTGGTGTAGATTGGTGTAgttcttttgacttcaatggagctacactgatttccaccagctgaagatctggctctaaACTTTTCCCCCTCAGTATTGCTGTTTCACCCAGCTTGAAGTGGCAAATGAAAGCAATTGTAAGCATATAGTTTCATTGTTGATTCTCTAAAAATGCCCTCCACTATGCAGGTCTGCCCGAGGAGAGGATCATAGTGTTTCCTTATAACCCACCTCTCCATGGAGACATGGATTTTCTTCCCTTACTGGTGGGCTTGAATCCCAGAGGTTGTCTATGGGTTACCTTACCTTTTCACAACTCATGGGGGGAAGCGGGCGAGAGGAGATTATATTGTCCTGCCTGGTCAGAAGGCATTCTGCTCTTGCCCATTTCTCTCACTCATTTCTGCCTGTTTGATAtatggtttttttcttttcatttcctctAATGTGAGGCAACCTGGTTGTGATTTGTATGGGAAAACAGTGCTTTTAATAGTGCTGGGCTTCCCACTGgtttggggtcaggaaagaatttttccTCATTGCAGGCTGACGACCATAGTGTGTTGGGGGTTATTTTCAGCTTGTTCTAGGCTCTGTAGGGCCATTGGCCAGTGAAGTAGAATTATTTGGGGATGTTCATATATTTGATGATACACCAGTCAAGTGTTCAAGTGTTGTCTCATTTTGGACCAGCTTTAATTTGGCATGAGCCCACTAGAGTGCGGGTGTATTATCATGGCCTTTATTTATTCCAACCTAAAGAACAGGTCTGAGAGGCAGTGAGGCCACATTATATTAGCAGTGGTTGGATCGTACGAGGGATGTAGTCTTTGGGGACAGCATTTGCTTTAACATTGATCATACATTCATCTTGTAAGGACCCAGTTCCTTGTATGCAGAGGTGAAGTATGGACTGAATCCCACAGATGTGGTACATAACAGGATCTCAGCCATATGAGACATATGACCACAGCATGAAAGAAAGGTACTGGATTGGACTAGTTCTACTGCCAGGTAGGGAGAAATGGGAAGTTTTGGTTACATACAGATTTAGATGTTTACGTAATACATTAACAAAAGTTGTGGCCATTTATATAAACAATGTACATATTAGTTGTGTGGAGTCTTTATGGCTGTTGACGATCCTTGTATCTTTTGCTGAAATGCTATTTTTGTAGTTTTCTGCACCACTTCCCAGTGAATTATGTCAAATATCCCAAAAGCTCCTATAGAAAAAATACACTTTGATGGCTGACATCCTGCCAAGTAAAGATTCTGATCTTAAACTCCCAGATACCCAGAACTAAATAAGGAGATTATTTGACTGAATGCATGGAAAAAACATGAAATAAGTATGCAATTAAATTCTGTCCCCATCTCTTATGAATATTACGGGTCTTTATCATTTCTGCTAGTTACAGTAGTGACAGCTAcaaaaagaacattttgtttCTCATGAAAAGAAATTTGTAGAAGACTGCTGTGTAGGaaagtggtttttgttttgttttgttttctaatttcTTTGGGGAATAAGAGACAATTTGTGCTCATTTTAGCTGTCACTGAGTATAGaaggtttttatttttgtggaCCCATCCAGGATTAGAATTCTGACAATTTGTCTGTTTTGATTACATAACCTACATAATAAAGACGAGGAATTGGGAGTTTGCCTGTATTACAGCATTCTTTAATATAAAAGCCATACAAGTTTTACAAATTGAAAAGATTGACTTGGAGAATTAAGTGGCCTCGGAAGGTTCTTTTAACATGACAACTGGAATGAGTATAAAAAGAACTTTTTAGACAATGGAAGTAGAAATGTGCAGCCTTCCTTTGCCACGCCTATTACCCTCTCATACCAACTGGAGAACCCAAATACAtggattgctttcaaaccactcTTAGAAGAAGAAGGGATTTCCAAGAATGATGTCCCAGTTCTGGCCAGTGATTTATTCTCATTCCCAGAAGTATGAGTTAGCTGATATTCCAAGTCCCATGAATACCTTCATTTCTTCAGATAGGCAGGCTGCATATCTCtacttgactttttaaaaaaatagttaaaaactgaaaacagtgAAGAGAGTCGACTAGTGTACAATACAGAATCAGTGAAGAATgttgaaatgtttagtttttatATCTATACGTGGATTAATATATAAGGCTAAATCATAATTACCTCACTCTCACAAGTAGGCCCAGTGAAGACAATGAGACTGCTCATGTGATTAAGGTGTGCTGGATTCGCCCCAAATAATGGTAGTCATCATGATCCAAAAGTAGTGAAGAACAGGAATATATGACAAATGTCTTGTActgcaaattatttatttttttaggccAACAAAACTCTTATTTGCTAACCTTGACTAGAATTGCTCAGGTAGATTTGTAAACACTTAGAAAAGGAAATATGTATACAATatgagtttgttttattttttttaccaaaataatGACATTAGCAACAATTTATATTGCCTTTGCTAAATAGATACATTCAGAATTAGGCTTTAAACATGTTATAGCAGATATTTTTAAACCTCCAGGGCTTGATTTAAGTTTAAAGGGGCTAACTGTGCCCAAGAATAAAAAATAGAGTCTCATCTCCTTTTTACTCTACCAATTTCCATGAGTggctataaaaacaaaaaaccaaaaaaacccaacaaccctcaatcattatcatttgtttttaatatcaAAAGATTTGACAAATATGTACCCCGAATCTCATATACAATGGAATGTGAAAACCTGTAGTGTTCAGCTAACTGAAAGATACCACAGAAAGCATTCTGGTaaaatgaaggctgaaataaGTCTAAATAGAGTACAGCTGGCAATTCTTTTGATGGTGTGTTTTGTCTTATACACTTATACAGAATCACTTATTTTACATCAATGGGTGATATCCACTCAGTGAAGTTTCCAGTATTTGGCTTCAATTGCTAACAATTTTTAAACAGGCTTATGACAACAGGTATTTGTAGCTGAAATACAACCGAGCCCCATCTCTCTGGCTCTATTTGTAATTTCCAAGCTGTATTGCCGAACGTTCATAGACACATCGGAAAGTAGATGGCTGGATTTCCCAGTATTGTACAGGGTTGCTGAAAAGACTCACACCTGAATAGGAAGCCTTTTTGGTGTTGTATCCAGGAGGGCAAAAGTCGCTGGGGCCAACAGAAGCAATTTTATTGTTATGAAGGTAGACTACCTGAAATATATACAATTGTATAAGTGAGAAATCAGACTAATCTGGCGAAGTGTGTAACTAATCTGGATATCTCAGAACATCAGTAAACATTGTACAGTACATCACAGCATAGTAATCTACCTGCTCCTCTAAATACATTCTCATTTGATACTTTATGCTCATTTTCCTGAGCTACTAAAAATGTAACTGAACTTTGCCATGGCTAATAActagggatcctagttttctgtgattaaaacaaaataatctctgattaaaaaaacataaaaagacaCCTTTTTCCAcacttaaaatgaaatgctgaactttagtttccctagatACAATCTTtattgaacacaatgttttattgatacaGTGGAACCCCGTTTATCTGAACTAATTGGGACTTGGGCCAGATCAGGTAATCAAAAATCTGGATAATCTGGAGAGCTTCAGCCCTGCCACACGGGGCTGACAGCCTGATCCCTGCCGCCCGGGGTTGACAGCCCCTCTTCAGTTAACACAGAGTGCTGCATAATGGAGGctcggataaatggggttctactatatatgtttttattttttcacaaaatgtaaaaactaaagattctctgtaaaaatgcaaattccgcACTTTTCCCACATTTTTCCGTGGCAAATGGATTTGTAGTATCCTTGCTAATAACTTGGTCAAATAAAGCTGTGTCACTTCTAATCTAAGAGCCCAATTAGaaagatacttaagcacatgccatACTTCAAGCAAGTATTTGGGAcagctcatgtgcttaaagttaggcttgTGCTTAAGTATCTAGCTGAATAAGAGACTACAACCTAAAAACTAAAGCAAAACTATAGCACTGTGATATAATCATTATTGATGGTAGACATTTTTCAATCATAATAATTCCTTTGGCCAACATATTTGTTACAAAAGTGGATAGGCACAGACAGGGAAAGAGagagtgtggttttttttcaaaGTGAATATAGACTGTTTTCTATTTGGTCTTTTGCTTCAATATAGGGAATATCATCAATATTGTGATAATTTTAACTCCTTGCCAAGAGCAACTATGAAGATTTTAAGGTTGACTACAGCATGGGCACTATTTTTCCACCAATGATTGCAACGTATAATTCCATTATTTATGACAGAtgagggttaccagatagcaattgtgaaaaaacgggacagggtggggggtaataggtgccaatataagaaaaaatccccaaaatcgtgactgtccctttaaaaacgggacatctggtcaccctatgacagATGCTGTATGCTTTAGGCAAGCTTGATGATATTTTTCTCTTGTACAAGATACACATAGCTGGGGTTCAGAATGATAACTCACTTGGATATGGAGGGACAAAATACCTGAGGTTGTTAGTTTGGTATCTGTATTTTTATTAGCATTATTTTAAGAATTGAGTTATTTTCTGAGTGGTAAAGCAACTATGATATAGGTCATCCCAAATAAGTGAGCAAAAAGCAGAGAAATGTGCATGATAAATTTATCATCAAATTTATTATCTCCATTGCACACATTTATGGGTCTGTGGACCTCCGCACTAAGGGGACTATGTACCTCCATGTCCATACACTCAAAATTAGAATTGAAATGTCAATCCTCTAATATGCTACACTTTCTTTTACATACCAACATACATTCAATggtgtagtccagtggttctgaaactgttagggtgaccagacagcaagtgtgaaaaatcgggacagggtgtggggggtaataggagcctatataagaaaaaaacccaaaaatcgggactatccctttaaaatcaggacatctggtcaccctagaaactGTGGGCGTCGCCAGGGCtgtcttagacttgctggggtccagggctgAAGCTCGAGTCCCACTgctaaagcccaagggcttcggTCCTGGGCAGTGggtctcaggttacaggccccctgcctggggctgaagctcttggaATTTGGTTTTGGCCTGTGGACCTGGGGCAgtgaggcttgggctttggcccctgcacccagggcggcagggctcagtcggattcaggcttcagtcccccttcctgggattgtgtggtaatttttgttgtcagaagggggtcacggtgcaatgaagtttgagaacccctgatgtagtCAATCACTAACAAACAGTGGATATGAGGCTTGCCTCAAGTCACAGTTTGGGGGCACAAATGAAAAAGATAGGATGGCCAGTACTGTGTATTGTTCAAAGATCAATAGTAGTGGACCTGTTTTTCAGTCCCTTTCAATTATTGCACATCTGAGTCCATAAGATATACTTTACCTGGATGTATTTGTGTTCAGCCAGCCCACCAGGTACTTTGGCAAGTTCATTGTTATCCAAGTGGAGTTCTTTCAGATGAGGTATACTGGCAAGAGAGCCATTATCAACAGCACTGATACTGTTGAAACTGAGACCCAGTCTGCAAGAGGAAATGACACTGAGTAAACATTAGCAAAACAACACATTCTCACAGGTGGTTGCCATTGCAGTTCTTGACAAAGTATGTGGTTTTTCACATTTATCACATAATGGTGCAGGATGGCCTTATGTATTGCTAATGGGATACAGAATCACAAAGCCACAATACATTTGGATGAGCAGGAAATTCCATGACTTGAGCTACCAGAATTATCATTGCATAATTCAATTTGTTTCCACTTCACCTTGTATTGCTGAGTTACTTGCTTACTATTGCTACAGCATGTATTTGTGTATACACTCACATCTATAGTAGGCACCAGGCTATCAAAACTGATTTCCTAAAATTCACCTTATGATCTTCTTGCATGACATGTGGAATATTGAGGCTCCAGACTATAAATTTCTCTTTCTATTTACGTGACCCCATTACAgtgtatctgagcatctcacaaacatGCATCAGTTTATCCTGACAGCATCCCTGGGAGATACGGATGtatttatatccattttacaaatggggaactcaGGCAGAGAAAGATTTAATGACCTGCCCAGCAAAACACAGTAATTGTGTCAGAGCTAGGAAAtgaacccagagctcctgagtTGCAGCCAAGGGCTGTAACCACATAACCATCCTTCCTTTTAATAGTATGCACATTCTGGATTTATTAGCACAATTTGTGTCCAGACTGGAAAATCTGGTCCTATGTGTATTTGCGTATTGTTGCCCTTCAGGTCTGAAATCACTAAAATTCATGAGTTTCCTTCTCTAAAGGATCTGGTAATCCAAGTTAAAATAGTCTGTTCTTCAGCAAGAATGCTATCCTGTAAAATAATCTTTTGTAATATACCTAGTAGGGAGGAGCCTGCTTTATCCTTTAACCTAAAGCATTGCTTTTTAATTTTCAGGAAAATATATTCGTTGTGGGACTTCTTAACTATACAACTCCAAGAAACAGCCCAAGAATTTTATAGATGTAAATCAGAACCTCTAACAACAGTAGAACTTACTATAGATGAAAACTACTAGAGAATGATGGTTTCACAACAATCTGCTATGGTAATGCTGTATAGTTTATACCAGGTACAGAAGCCAGATTCTGGACCTAATATGTAACCGCACAACACAACTGAACACATCTGATTAGGCTTTACAACCATAAAGAAGTTCCCAGAACTGATGCCAGTCAAGAGTAGAACCCCTTGTGCAGAGTGTCTTTAATAAAAGAAACATGCAAAGAAAGAGTAATGCTAACATCTAGTACAACTCACTATATTTAAACTACAAACAAAACTAGTATAACTCTACAAAACTATTAAAGGTCTGACAAAGGCCTATTGAAGCCTCCTACTGAcattagtgggctttggattaagcCCTAAATAACTGATATAACAGTAATATTACTTCTATAAGAATCAACCTTAATGTAGGTCAAAAGATCCCTTACCTTTACTAGAAACTTGGTATCTGTCAAATCCTAAGAACTTCACTTAAGTTCTTACTTAAACAAAGTTCCCAATGATTACAGTGCATAAAAACTaagtaaagacttcaggatttcaTTTCATGTAATTAGCTTGGCCTGAAGAGCAAATAACGTATTGGAATTGTTTAGAAAACTTTGGCAATGTGTGTCACACAGGATGTTTGGGGACGTGTCAAAAATATGGTCATTTTGGCAAAACATTGTATAAAATCTTAATGAACACATATCTAAAACATAATTTGGATACAAATACAAGTTTCTAAACAGACGTGTCTAAGATAAAGAGCATTCCATGGGAACAGCAGAATtggcttttatttttgtataCTGACAAAGATGAAAAAGTGTCATACAATAGTTTTAGTGTTAGAACAGAGTATGGTTTtcatcttctttctttttttctgtagGGATAGAAGGGGAGGAAGTTGGGTAATGGTTCTTAATATAAtagctttttatatttttaaatgttttacagATGTTTTAGCTGTATTAGTCTCATCACTGAATAACTTGTGAAGACTAAGAAAGAAacaatatataaaaatagaaatgaacATTTATATTGTAATTCAAAAGGATGTGTTCAGCTTCTTTAgtctctaacccaggggtggccaacctgagcctgagaaggagccagaatttaccaatgtacattggcaaagagccacagtaatacatcagcagccacCCATCAGCTacacccctccctgctcccagcgcctcccgcccaccagcagccccgcccaTCAgcgcctccccacccctcctgatcagctgttttgtggcgtgcaggaagtttgggggggaggtggaggtgcgagggcactgcaggctcaggggaaggggtaggaaggggtagagtgggggcagggcctgtggcagagccaggggttgagcagtgagcaccccccggcacaatggaaagttggcgcctgtagctccagccctggagtcggtccCTATATAAGgtgctgcatattaacttctgaagagcagtatgagctctggagccacaggttggccatccctgctctaacccctctGCTGGCTCTTTCCCATGTTGCTGTCATATGGATTACACAAACACCACAAATCTGAAAATTAGCATTTAGGCCCAGATACAACTTCCACTGTATGCAATGGGAGACTTCTCATTGACTTTTAATGGGAGATAGCCCTTAGTACAGTCATGTACCTAATGCATGCACTCTCCTGTGGAACTCCATACTATATACAATCTACAGAATCATTTGTCAAgttagaggggttttttttgctgtagcTTTGTGTGAACTGTGTTTTAGGAGACTTAaaagtaaacttaaaaaaaaaaattgcggTTCTACTAGTGGTCAAGGATTCACCACAGTGTAAACAGTAGAACTAGGAAGAGTCATCATGCTGAACAGTTGCCATACCAAAATGTCCTAACACAAACATACACTGAACTGGCCTGTGTCTGAAATGTTAACTGCAGCTTAAGGAAGCTATTAA
The Emys orbicularis isolate rEmyOrb1 chromosome 1, rEmyOrb1.hap1, whole genome shotgun sequence DNA segment above includes these coding regions:
- the DCN gene encoding decorin isoform X3 → MKVAVFFLLLLPVCWAKPFHQKGLFEFMLEDEGSADLPTDSPDPDPPGAVCPFRCQCHLRVVQCSDLGLPPSLTELHLDGNKITKIDSESLSGLANLAKLGLSFNSISAVDNGSLASIPHLKELHLDNNELAKVPGGLAEHKYIQVVYLHNNKIASVGPSDFCPPGYNTKKASYSGVSLFSNPVQYWEIQPSTFRCVYERSAIQLGNYK